The genomic DNA tttatttgaatcGTATTTTTACTGTCTATTCTAATGAAATTGTCGCTCCTATAATCCCAAGTAGTTTCATAGTATTTAGTTTCATTTAATAACTTCAGCAATATAATTTCATCGAACTCCACGTGTGCATAAACATACATGGTTCGGCGTATCCTCTGTCGTCACTTCCGTTCTGTTCATTGAACACTGCCGCTCCTTTACCTGGATGGAAGGTGGCCTTGATCGACCTTCAACCAGTCTGTCTATAGAGCAGCATCGCAAGCTAGAGAGAGATCCAGCTACAAACCTGTTCCcttgttttactttttttctatttattatttattattgcctCGGGAAAGCCACGTCGGAACACCCGTTGAGATTTTATCTTCGAGATCAATCATCAGcatcataaataatttatatcttTGCAaagtgtacaattattattatgacttTTGAATACTTTTTACCATAACAGTTTTTAAATGATCCATCGATTAAAAAATTTCCTAAAGAGcagatagtattatataatatattacaattgtgtATTTGATGGAAAAAAAAGCTCCAACCcacgtaaataatattttgattacatgaaaactattttataaaaagtaaCAGCAAACTCGcaagttatataataataatagttaggTCTGTTTTGCATGTCGTCTtcaataataattgatttttttttctttcagaaaGTGTCAATGGAAATTCACCTTGTGGTTCAAATGCAAGTGCAAGTCCTCCTAGCAGTAATGAAACAGTATCTTCTGGAATTGATGCAGCATCCACAAAACAGCTGTCATCGTCCAAGTGGCGTAGAGAACGACGCTGTACCACTAGGATTCCAGATTATAAAAATAGGTTCTTAATAAGCACACACGTTTTATTCACTTCAAATTATTctcaatatcatattttatatagaaacataatgagatttaagaataaaaaacaAAGTCATATTAAGATTTACATTGAAGTAGAAAAGAATATTTTACATAGTCACTTATCTATATTTCGAATTAACCCTagctgaaaatatttttttacagagAAACAAACTTGGTCGGCAACAAGGCATTAAGGTCACAATCATTCAACGACAAGTCTTTGTCAAAAGTCCACTTGGAGCCGATAAGTCGAACAAGAAGTGGAGACAATAATCTTCATCACAGCGATAGTGATCTGTCTAATTACGACGACAAAATTAATTCTGACCCTGATAGTCCAACTTCAAAGAAACCCACTTCATTCTTATCCCATAAAAGTAAGATTTAATCTATCAAAAATCTACATATTAATATAGTGCGACTTTTATATGTGAATTATGTCTTCAGATACTTCATCGTTGAAACCACCGGAATATACCGAAACACCCTTGGACATGAGTGTAAAAATGAGAAGTTCACCACCATCTTATTCACAGTCAATAAGTAACAGTCTTCTTTATAGACCTAGTGTTATTACTCAAGCTACAAACAATAGTGTTTCCACGACTCCTACATCTCCACCGATTGCTGCAAAAGGTGAATATATACCAGGTCAGTATTTTCAAAATACTGAATGCCtccttatttaaaataaatttaataattcgaaGCACATATCGTAACAttacatgatttttatttacaggATCAATGTCGATGTGTGATCCTGTCATTGACGAGCATTTCCGACGGTCGCTGGGTGCTGACTACATGTCACTTTTCGGAAAGAATAAAGAAGGCAACGGTATTGCAAATGGAAAAACTCAAAAGGTCGCTACTAAAGATCGAGGCAGCAGCCCTATCCGGTTTCCGAGCGACCCATGTTCTAAGTTTTTGAATCCTAATGCAACCAAAGACACAACAGATTCAAAGACTGCAGTGAAGGAGGACAAAAGTGATGAAGAAGACTGTAAAATGGACGTGGATGAATCGGAAGGTCTCACTGTGGACGATCACTTTGCAAAAGCCCTTGGTGACACTTGGAAGAAACTGCAAGAGAATATTCAAAAACCGGAAGTGTCAAAAACTTCAGATAACATTCAGAAGAATCCGTCGTTTGCGAATTTAGATGATAGAAAAGATTTAGCTAATTCGAATCATGACAAAAAACATTCGAGAGGCatagttatttaaaataatttcacattcaatatttatttaagtaaataaactttgtatatattatgCATTTAAACATAATCTGTTGAAAAAGTGTTGTCTTAACTTAAAATTAAAGTCCCATAAATACATGTGcttatttttaagtattatattaagtCACGTGCATAGCTTTTTGGACTTCATTTTAATACAGAAATTCTTAACTATGACTTCCTGTAcaaaataagtataatatttaaaattctgcACTAGTATACTTCTGAAAGAAGAATGATATTTATAAGGCACACTTTTTTAGCTCTCTGCGTAGTTTTAATAGCTTTGTAAAATGCCGCCAATCAATCAGTACTAATTTACGTTTAGTATAAgacaatttatatttgtaaatatattgctctaatattatacacatgtatgtatgtatttgttaattTTGCATTCACCTCAAATTTATTTCCTAATATATACTAGTCTGGTAAATTTAGATCAATTCTGTTCTTATTGAAAGAACAACGTTTTTACATTTCCTTAAATTCGatcaaaaataatatgcatTAATTACTATTAAAACAAGTTACATCataagttttgattttttgctgtttatttcactagattatattatttttttcaattatttctcAACTAtccaaagtatatttttttacaaatatgaaAACATTGGTAGTTAAATGTAAAATAACGTTGGGTGTGCCTCATCTTCCTTATGAAgagtttattattatgtatggttGCCCATTATGTGTGATTAGTGACCAAAATGTGGCCTTTTCTATAAAATTACACATTGcacactataaatatatatgtacatatgtttacatatgtatgtgtatatacatatttaggcagttttatatttgattcacccaactgtaaaaattattttctcaCTCTCTTCGTTATCACGATATTATTGTATGTGTACACGTTTacctgaatatttttaattaagattatttgtataatttattattacaatttaatatttgtaccaTTCGCTATTTTAAATGCactgtaaatatttgaaatcaaatagGACAACTTGATGTCGAACCACTATTAGTTATAATtccttaattttaaatatgtgtagttttaattgaaaaatcctTGCTTCTTTTATGTTACTGtaaatacataacatacattttttttttttttaatttgattatctctagatattttaatttaaattattaaagaaattctcGTATTGTATttacccaaatattttcaatgtcaTTTTTCTAATTAATATCTCATATTTTCCATTaggataatatttaattatgtttttgaattcaacaaAACTATGTATAGTTAAAGTTATGTATACTAAAACGCTTATGATAATTTTACCTCATAGTGGGGTTGTTGGTAAatcattttgttattatatcaaCAAAATgtgcacttatgtatgtatatataaatatatgattcaaataaaagaaatgatcttaacatgaaattttattattatattttcaattttcttttataataattaaaacacatatagcaaaatatttcaaaattcgtTTTGTATTGATGATTGTCTGATTTAAGCACTGAATTCGACTGGTGCTAGAAATTTCAGTTATAATCTATTCACCCATCGAATCCAGTTCTCAAATTTTGACATGATTGCACGATGAAGTTTAGTATCAGGTTTTCACACGATTTTAGTCCacaaatctaaaatatttagaataaaaTCAGTTAATCCTCCATCAAATTTCCAAAATAATCAACATCTTTTTCAACACTGAAAAATCAATGCCAGAATACAGATTAAATAAcacaaataattttatgaatatgtaAACAGGGTCCATAACAGCACTAAtagcaatttaaacaaattgtAGAGTTCCTAGAATCACCTTTGCGCTCCAGATACAATGGCAACTCAGATGGTAAATTTACGAAAAAATCATAGATAATGTTTTCATGTGGTTCAATCAAAAGCAGTTATCTGACCCATTATTACAAGAAATAAAACTAAGAGCAGCCTTATAAAAATGGATATCttctctcgattatccggatttttcattacatacatatctgcgaCTAACTCGATCCTCGTTTAGTCCAAATAATCAAGGTTCTAGTGTATTTAAGCtgaaaatacaaaagaaaaaaataaatttatattgattatcttttgtttcatacatttttgatttctttgggTTGTCAATTTAAGTTTAAAAAGAATGTTAATATACTTTCTGAAATCTGGATGCATTGAATATGCATTATTCACAAACATTATTtaacacaaaaaatatgtatatgtgtatatgaaactatacattaagtttagctatattttttataaataagaaaCATCAAATTTGAATTATGCTTCTTTTCAGTGATGCCAGCATACATTaaatactaaatacatatgtatataatacgaccatatgtaatattttacatgTGGAAACAGTCGGCCAATGTATAGTTATTGACGACTTGAACTTAAACTTAAAGCAACAGACTAAAATAACACATTTAGAAGTAGATAGAAGCACTATCGAAGAAATATAAATGACACTGTTCGTTTACCCGTATATCGCAattaagctattttttttacagaattaCACTTAAACACTCAAAGATGCACTTTTttacacgaaataaaaatgctgaaacTTTTTCACCTGGTGTCACGTTGTCCAGTTGGGACAGAAGAGAACTGATAACAATCTGTCGTCGACGTCGGTTTAAATCCCAAACTGTTGTCACAGTCGAGGAGTCTTGAACAATCCTTTGAAATTCACACCAATGCCCCAGCCAGTTTTTGCGCTTTTGTCACCTACATTACCTTTGTTCAAAGCTGAAAAGGGAACCGCTAGGACTGCCTCAGATAGACAATGCATCGACGGGTGGAGTTTGTAGGCGAAAGACGCGATAAACTATGAAAGGTGAGATCTTTTGTGGCTTAGGTGAGGTAGTTATGTAGTGTATGTAGTTATTGCGGAAGCGGTCCGTCGCCATGTTGAAGTGGCGTTGGGGGAGAGACTCACGATAGGAAGAGGCGCGAAACCTGATGCCTTCCCCCGCCTCATGCTACCTTTTGCTTGACTTTCGAACTTTGTTAGTGTGTGTGGTGCTTATTCAGCCAATCAATACATTGAAATGCACATGTAATTCAACTGACCCACACAATACgcgatttattcaatttacgAGCGTATGTCCTAGGGCTATTGTAtttatactagtggcctgtgtgcacatacttgtgcactcggtaaaatatcgcaattcgaatcaacggaattaataatttaaaatttaa from Arctopsyche grandis isolate Sample6627 chromosome 1, ASM5162203v2, whole genome shotgun sequence includes the following:
- the LOC143915450 gene encoding uncharacterized protein LOC143915450 isoform X2, with the translated sequence MESVESPLEVLSRAATMVQHCRKYSNSENTDDAESVNGNSPCGSNASASPPSSNETVSSGIDAASTKQLSSSKWRRERRCTTRIPDYKNRETNLVGNKALRSQSFNDKSLSKVHLEPISRTRSGDNNLHHSDSDLSNYDDKINSDPDSPTSKKPTSFLSHKNTSSLKPPEYTETPLDMSVKMRSSPPSYSQSISNSLLYRPSVITQATNNSVSTTPTSPPIAAKGSMSMCDPVIDEHFRRSLGADYMSLFGKNKEGNGIANGKTQKVATKDRGSSPIRFPSDPCSKFLNPNATKDTTDSKTAVKEDKSDEEDCKMDVDESEGLTVDDHFAKALGDTWKKLQENIQKPEVSKTSDNIQKNPSFANLDDRKDLANSNHDKKHSRGIVI
- the LOC143915450 gene encoding uncharacterized protein LOC143915450 isoform X1 produces the protein MESVESPLEVLSRAATMVQHCRKYSNSENTDDAESVNGNSPCGSNASASPPSSNETVSSGIDAASTKQLSSSKWRRERRCTTRIPDYKNRETNLVGNKALRSQSFNDKSLSKVHLEPISRTRSGDNNLHHSDSDLSNYDDKINSDPDSPTSKKPTSFLSHKNTSSLKPPEYTETPLDMSVKMRSSPPSYSQSISNSLLYRPSVITQATNNSVSTTPTSPPIAAKGEYIPGSMSMCDPVIDEHFRRSLGADYMSLFGKNKEGNGIANGKTQKVATKDRGSSPIRFPSDPCSKFLNPNATKDTTDSKTAVKEDKSDEEDCKMDVDESEGLTVDDHFAKALGDTWKKLQENIQKPEVSKTSDNIQKNPSFANLDDRKDLANSNHDKKHSRGIVI